In Cydia fagiglandana chromosome 9, ilCydFagi1.1, whole genome shotgun sequence, a single window of DNA contains:
- the LOC134667680 gene encoding C-type mannose receptor 2-like — MILFSVISLAFCLSVVVVAHGKLFRFDYDYYQEAEGWIKLHQIPATWRDARLRCFREGAALASPETENLRHAMQSVLMNNQAVTCGIFTGIHATYSKGDYNSIDGTPLNRIPINWAPDEPDNADNNEDCLLMLPNGTMADVNCSDVFPYVCYKKKLPNMAVNNCGTVDKSYALDTRTGSCYKFHTEPQTWPRAFSACSGEGGHLAVINSETEAQVLREIYAQHPPGSLPGNFIKHVVHIGHTDWEEHGMWMTIHGQTLKEAGYDKWAGGQPDNSSSQFCGAMFNNGQLDDVWCDRPCPFICEKKPDSLLADDDF, encoded by the exons atgattttatttagtGTTATTTCCCTAGCATTTTGTTTGTCCGTAGTAGTTGTAGCac ATGGCAAATTATTCCGATTTGACTACGACTACTACCAGGAGGCAGAAGGCTGGATAAAGCTACACCAAATCCCGGCAACATGGCGGGATGCCAGACTAAGATGCTTTAGAGAAG GTGCCGCGCTAGCTTCACCAGAAACGGAAAACCTTCGGCATGCCATGCAGAGCGTATTAATGAACAACCAAGCAGTAACTTGTGGAATTTTTACTGGGATACATGCTACGTACTCTAAAGGAGATTACAATTCAATTGACG GTACCCCATTGAATCGAATCCCAATCAACTGGGCACCCGATGAGCCAGACAATGCGGATAATAACGAAGACTGTCTCCTGATGCTGCCCAACGGCACCATGGCCGATGTCAACTGCTCAGACGTCTTCCCATACGTTTGCTACAAGAAGAAGCTGCCCAACATGGCGGTTAACAACTGTGGGACTGTGGATAAAA GTTACGCCTTGGACACCCGTACAGGCAGCTGCTACAAATTTCACACGGAGCCTCAAACGTGGCCGCGCGCGTTCTCTGCATGCTCAGGGGAAGGCGGCCATCTTGCCGTTATTAACAGCGAGACCGAGGCTCAG GTCCTGAGGGAGATATATGCACAGCATCCGCCCGGCAGCCTGCCTGGCAACTTCATCAAGCACGTTGTTCACATAGGTCATACTGATTGGGAGGAACACGGGATGTGGATGACTATTCACG GACAAACTTTAAAAGAGGCGGGCTACGACAAGTGGGCAGGCGGTCAGCCGGACAACTCGAGCTCCCAGTTTTGCGGAGCAATGTTTAACAATGGCCAACTCGACGACGTGTGGTGTGATCGACCGTGCCCCTTCATTTGTGAGAAGAAACCGGACAGCTTACTGGCGGATGACGATTTTTAA